In one Campylobacter insulaenigrae NCTC 12927 genomic region, the following are encoded:
- a CDS encoding aminotransferase class IV: MKMQEKEIVFLNGEFVKSNEAKISIFDRGFIFGDGIYEVVPIINFKMADKEEFFERLERSMKQIDLKITYSKEEFENIIKELITQNSLKEGGVYIQITRGVASRNFALLKGLTPTVMAFVFECKVVDHELSKQGVSIVSTADLRWKRRDIKSISLLAQCLAKEEAIKAKAFEAFMVENTWVTEASSSSAFIIKDDTLITKPFSNEILPGIRRKNILNFAKDIGLKINQRAFSMKEVYEADEVFISAATFLILGVIKADSKIIKDGKVGFYTQQLRKKYVEKVINETL; encoded by the coding sequence ATGAAAATGCAAGAAAAAGAAATAGTTTTTTTAAATGGGGAATTTGTTAAGTCTAATGAAGCTAAAATCAGTATATTTGATAGAGGCTTTATTTTTGGAGATGGAATTTATGAAGTGGTTCCCATAATAAATTTTAAAATGGCTGATAAAGAAGAATTCTTTGAAAGATTAGAAAGGAGTATGAAGCAAATTGATTTGAAGATTACTTATTCTAAAGAAGAGTTTGAAAATATTATAAAAGAATTAATTACTCAAAATTCTTTAAAAGAAGGAGGGGTATATATACAAATTACTAGAGGTGTAGCTAGTAGGAATTTTGCACTCTTAAAAGGACTAACACCTACTGTTATGGCTTTTGTTTTTGAGTGTAAAGTTGTTGATCATGAATTATCAAAGCAAGGAGTTAGTATAGTTTCAACTGCTGATTTAAGATGGAAAAGAAGAGATATAAAATCAATTTCTTTGTTAGCCCAGTGTCTTGCAAAAGAAGAAGCAATCAAAGCTAAGGCGTTTGAAGCTTTTATGGTTGAAAATACCTGGGTGACTGAAGCTTCTAGTAGTTCAGCTTTTATCATAAAAGATGACACTTTAATTACTAAGCCATTTTCTAATGAGATCTTGCCAGGTATAAGACGAAAAAATATTTTAAATTTTGCAAAAGATATAGGACTTAAGATAAATCAAAGAGCTTTTAGTATGAAAGAGGTATACGAGGCAGATGAGGTTTTTATTTCAGCAGCTACCTTTCTAATTTTAGGTGTTATCAAAGCTGATA
- the rsmH gene encoding 16S rRNA (cytosine(1402)-N(4))-methyltransferase RsmH, producing MNSPHISVLLKEVLDVFKDLDQGDFLDCTLGYAGHSSAILKAHPKINLFACDKDIEALNFSKKILSNFPNKITFKHIGFKDILKEIPLLNLKGILADIGVSSLQLDKNDRGFSLQSDFLDMRMNQNQKLSAKDIVNLYSQEELERIFREYGDLGNLSRSLAHKIVQSRNIREILSAKELSNIIGTAKFQGRRVSVALLVFQALRIEVNNELDELKKLLVEIEKARLKDCKFAIISFHSLEDRLIKNTFKKWEKDCICDDKAIKCECGKNHSLGKILSKKAISASKEEVRYNSRSSCAKMRIFYFR from the coding sequence TTGAATAGTCCACATATTTCAGTTTTATTGAAAGAAGTTTTAGATGTTTTTAAAGATCTAGATCAAGGTGATTTTTTAGATTGCACTCTTGGTTATGCTGGTCATAGCAGTGCTATTTTAAAAGCTCATCCGAAAATAAATTTATTTGCTTGTGATAAAGACATAGAAGCTCTAAATTTTTCTAAAAAAATATTAAGTAATTTTCCTAATAAAATTACATTCAAGCATATAGGATTTAAGGATATTTTAAAAGAAATTCCACTTTTGAATTTAAAAGGTATATTAGCTGATATAGGAGTTTCTTCTTTGCAACTTGATAAAAACGATAGAGGATTTTCTTTACAATCAGATTTTTTAGATATGAGAATGAATCAAAATCAAAAGTTAAGCGCAAAAGACATTGTAAATTTATATTCTCAAGAAGAATTAGAAAGAATTTTTAGAGAATATGGAGATTTAGGTAATCTTTCTCGATCCTTAGCACATAAAATAGTGCAAAGTAGAAATATCAGAGAAATTTTGAGTGCAAAAGAATTATCTAATATAATTGGTACAGCTAAATTTCAAGGACGTAGAGTAAGTGTAGCTTTGCTTGTATTTCAAGCTTTGCGTATAGAAGTAAATAATGAATTAGATGAATTAAAAAAATTACTTGTAGAAATTGAAAAAGCAAGGCTTAAAGATTGTAAATTTGCTATTATTAGTTTCCATTCTTTAGAAGATAGGTTAATAAAAAATACTTTTAAAAAATGGGAAAAAGATTGTATTTGTGATGATAAAGCGATAAAGTGTGAATGTGGTAAAAATCATAGTCTTGGTAAAATTCTTAGCAAGAAGGCTATAAGTGCATCCAAAGAAGAAGTAAGATACAATAGCAGATCAAGTTGTGCAAAAATGAGAATTTTTTATTTTAGGTAG
- a CDS encoding class II aldolase and adducin N-terminal domain-containing protein yields the protein MNKDNIISQIQILSDSMFKKNFFGIHHGSISAKLSQSSFIINKNDAFLSHISEKNLSILKFSKDYSWNEASQDCEIHKSIYENIPEAKFICFACPSFTLSMSLNRDFIVPQDYFGEIFLEEIRVYNPKNYEDWEDRSQTEIYRYMLEQKQNFAVIKGYGIFAYGRTSYELGKIIDLIENSCKIIYLAETNLS from the coding sequence GTGAATAAAGATAATATTATTTCCCAAATTCAAATACTCTCTGATTCTATGTTTAAAAAAAATTTTTTTGGTATTCACCATGGTTCTATTTCTGCCAAACTTTCACAAAGTTCTTTTATTATAAATAAAAATGATGCTTTTTTAAGCCATATTAGTGAAAAAAATCTCAGCATATTAAAATTTAGCAAAGATTATAGTTGGAATGAAGCAAGTCAAGATTGCGAAATTCATAAGAGTATCTATGAAAATATACCTGAAGCAAAATTTATATGTTTTGCTTGTCCTTCTTTTACTCTTTCTATGAGTTTAAATCGTGATTTTATAGTTCCTCAAGATTATTTTGGAGAAATATTTTTAGAAGAGATTCGTGTTTATAATCCTAAAAACTACGAAGACTGGGAAGATAGATCTCAAACCGAAATTTATCGTTACATGCTAGAACAAAAACAAAATTTTGCCGTAATAAAAGGTTATGGAATTTTCGCCTACGGAAGAACAAGTTATGAACTTGGCAAAATCATAGATTTAATAGAAAATTCATGTAAAATTATTTATCTAGCTGAAACAAATTTATCATAA
- a CDS encoding peptidylprolyl isomerase produces MLTWMQHHKKYLVVTIWISVIAFVGAGFVGWGSYDFNTDRANAVAKVGDEKISYDEFNLKYSQLFGYYSQLNNGDYTQEQALKDGLDTQAIDELIREKLLLSYAKSLGLSVSEEEIAYDLAHQKIFQNDSGIFDKNIYYNILSRNNYTAKNYEQIIHDELLLKKINAIFNLPLKENEIEMFAASFLMQDKLKIQVVYIDDKNISIDEKELYQTWEKNKNLYKTEPSYELATYFLEPKKMQINEKELIQFYEENKNNYKDFNGKILSLEESKDKITKDFELSNLKVQANESYVALKKGELKFDKNITISDADIYYPLESIQKSKEKDFIKPFRFKDGYMIAQIVKINPIQTKTFEQAKKEVETIYLKEKARKILEEEAKKALTNFKGIDIGIYSRDSSKNTKVDDRIMNNTEFSEFLMQVFDSNKQKSYVLFDNKAIVYEISEQKLQNKEKDKIYQFIIEQSARQTKQTILKEELLKKLIELYPIKRYYKGNAS; encoded by the coding sequence ATGCTCACTTGGATGCAGCATCATAAAAAATATTTGGTCGTAACTATTTGGATTAGCGTAATTGCTTTTGTAGGTGCAGGATTTGTTGGTTGGGGTAGTTATGATTTTAATACAGATCGCGCAAACGCTGTTGCAAAAGTAGGTGATGAAAAAATAAGCTATGACGAATTTAATCTCAAATATTCTCAATTATTTGGCTATTATTCTCAACTAAACAATGGAGATTACACCCAAGAGCAAGCTCTCAAAGATGGATTAGATACTCAAGCAATAGATGAATTAATACGAGAGAAGTTATTGCTTTCTTATGCGAAGTCATTAGGTTTAAGCGTAAGTGAAGAAGAAATTGCTTATGATCTTGCACATCAAAAAATTTTTCAAAATGATTCAGGTATTTTTGATAAAAATATTTACTACAACATACTTTCAAGAAATAATTATACTGCTAAAAATTATGAACAAATTATTCATGATGAATTGTTATTGAAAAAAATAAATGCTATTTTTAATTTGCCTTTAAAAGAAAACGAAATTGAAATGTTTGCGGCAAGTTTTTTGATGCAAGATAAATTAAAAATTCAAGTAGTTTATATTGATGACAAAAACATTTCTATAGATGAAAAAGAACTCTATCAAACTTGGGAAAAAAATAAAAATTTATATAAGACAGAGCCAAGTTATGAATTAGCTACATATTTTCTAGAACCAAAAAAAATGCAGATAAATGAAAAAGAACTTATTCAATTCTATGAAGAAAATAAAAATAATTATAAAGATTTTAATGGTAAAATTTTAAGTTTAGAAGAAAGTAAGGATAAAATTACAAAAGATTTTGAATTATCAAATTTAAAAGTTCAAGCTAATGAAAGCTATGTCGCCCTTAAAAAAGGAGAGTTGAAATTTGACAAAAATATCACTATTAGCGATGCTGACATTTATTATCCTTTAGAAAGCATACAAAAGAGCAAAGAAAAAGATTTTATTAAGCCTTTTAGGTTTAAAGATGGCTATATGATTGCTCAAATTGTCAAAATAAACCCTATACAAACTAAAACTTTTGAACAAGCTAAAAAAGAAGTTGAAACTATATATTTAAAAGAAAAAGCTAGAAAAATACTCGAAGAAGAAGCTAAAAAAGCTTTAACAAACTTTAAAGGTATAGATATAGGAATTTACAGTAGAGATTCTAGCAAAAATACTAAAGTTGATGATAGAATAATGAATAATACCGAATTTAGTGAATTTTTAATGCAGGTATTTGACTCAAATAAACAAAAATCTTATGTTTTATTTGATAATAAGGCTATTGTCTATGAAATTAGCGAACAAAAATTACAAAATAAAGAAAAAGATAAAATTTATCAATTTATCATAGAACAAAGTGCAAGACAAACAAAACAAACAATTTTAAAAGAAGAATTGTTAAAAAAACTTATTGAACTATACCCAATTAAACGATACTATAAAGGAAATGCAAGTTGA
- the ftsA gene encoding cell division protein FtsA, translating to MNILGIDLGSVQTCAILAQKNEEGLKIIGFGKSKSSGVKKGAITNIELASKSIEEAVANAQMMSGVHYDKVIISISGAYAKSVDSIGVVNIPNQEIGIKEIHRAVSTAKHTANIPNGYEIIHVLPYNFKVNDLEHVEDPLGMSGNRLEVSTHIVISQEVHIKNLKKAVELADLRVDNIVLSGYASSIACFDDSEKELGAILIDMGGAVCDMIIHAGNSVRYNECLQIGSVNITNDLSIALHTPPKEAEKLKLNYASLAQNENSLIQIPYMGDEKRKNEVSIEVISNVIYARIEETIIILAKMLSDNSNANQAGAGIVLTGGMTKFAGLDKLASAYFDNKAVRIASAKKDTMDGFKEIFDDPENSCAIGLCLYGGGYFTPYELDSNEKLRYKGEPEFINKQVKQNLIIEEDQEEEKFEEIFQDKRDFDDEKEVFNKTEIKKEKKPSAFSKLWNKVINQF from the coding sequence TTGAATATTTTAGGAATTGATCTAGGCTCTGTGCAAACATGTGCGATTTTAGCACAAAAAAATGAAGAAGGACTTAAGATTATAGGTTTTGGTAAATCAAAATCTAGTGGAGTAAAAAAAGGAGCTATTACTAATATAGAACTAGCGTCAAAATCTATTGAAGAAGCTGTTGCTAATGCTCAAATGATGTCAGGGGTGCATTATGATAAGGTAATTATTTCAATATCTGGAGCATATGCAAAAAGTGTTGATAGCATAGGAGTTGTAAATATCCCCAATCAAGAAATAGGCATAAAAGAAATTCATAGAGCCGTAAGTACTGCTAAACATACCGCAAATATACCAAATGGGTATGAAATTATTCATGTATTGCCTTATAATTTCAAGGTTAATGATTTAGAACACGTAGAAGATCCTCTAGGAATGAGTGGAAATCGTTTGGAGGTTTCTACTCATATTGTTATTTCCCAAGAAGTCCATATTAAAAATTTAAAAAAAGCTGTAGAATTAGCTGATCTTAGAGTTGATAACATTGTTTTATCTGGATACGCATCATCAATTGCTTGTTTTGATGATAGTGAAAAAGAATTAGGTGCGATATTAATAGATATGGGCGGTGCAGTTTGTGATATGATTATTCACGCAGGAAATTCTGTAAGATATAACGAATGTTTGCAAATTGGCTCTGTAAATATAACTAACGATCTTTCTATAGCATTACACACGCCCCCTAAAGAAGCTGAAAAATTAAAACTAAATTATGCATCACTAGCACAAAATGAAAATTCGTTAATACAAATTCCATATATGGGTGATGAAAAAAGAAAAAATGAGGTTTCTATAGAAGTTATTTCTAATGTAATTTATGCAAGAATAGAAGAAACTATCATTATACTAGCAAAAATGCTAAGCGATAATTCAAATGCAAATCAAGCAGGAGCCGGTATAGTCTTAACCGGTGGTATGACAAAATTTGCAGGACTTGATAAACTTGCTTCAGCTTACTTTGATAATAAAGCTGTTAGAATAGCAAGTGCAAAAAAAGATACAATGGATGGTTTTAAAGAAATTTTTGATGATCCAGAAAATAGTTGTGCGATAGGACTTTGTCTTTATGGTGGAGGATATTTTACTCCTTATGAATTAGACTCAAATGAGAAGCTAAGATATAAAGGCGAACCTGAATTTATTAACAAACAAGTCAAACAAAATCTTATTATAGAAGAAGATCAAGAGGAAGAGAAATTTGAAGAAATTTTTCAAGATAAACGAGATTTTGATGATGAAAAAGAAGTTTTTAATAAAACTGAAATAAAAAAAGAAAAAAAACCAAGTGCTTTTTCTAAATTGTGGAATAAAGTTATAAATCAGTTCTAA
- the ftsZ gene encoding cell division protein FtsZ, with protein MSEFLVEEMQHAKGAKIKVIGCGGGGGNMIDHMVNMGLNDLDLISANTDAQAIMKSLAKTKIQLGEKKTKGLGAGMQPEIGAESARESFEEIKAALSQSDIVFISAGLGGGTGTGAAPVVAQAAKEAGALTVSVVTMPFTFEGKQRKKLAEMGLAELKKESDSIIVIQNEKLLSILPKKAGIKEAFKLVDDILTRAVRGMVSILLEDGDINVDFADVRTVMSHRGLALMGVGQGEGENAIMEALESAIESPLLDGMTMKGAKGVIIHYKVGPECSLLEISQATQSISDESDENAKVIFGVTADESMGDKVEVTIIATGFEDKNEIQAKEQEESKKNSYMNLRKASGGFDEEVISQLDVPAFLRRQMD; from the coding sequence ATGAGTGAATTTTTGGTGGAAGAAATGCAACACGCAAAAGGTGCAAAAATTAAAGTCATTGGCTGCGGTGGTGGCGGTGGAAACATGATAGATCATATGGTTAATATGGGGTTGAACGATTTAGATCTTATATCTGCAAACACTGATGCACAAGCTATAATGAAATCCTTAGCTAAAACAAAAATTCAACTTGGAGAGAAAAAAACTAAAGGGCTTGGTGCAGGTATGCAACCTGAGATAGGTGCTGAAAGCGCAAGAGAAAGTTTTGAAGAAATAAAAGCAGCCTTATCTCAAAGCGATATTGTATTTATTTCTGCTGGTCTTGGTGGAGGAACTGGTACAGGAGCTGCTCCTGTAGTTGCTCAAGCCGCTAAAGAAGCAGGAGCTTTAACAGTTTCTGTAGTAACTATGCCTTTTACTTTTGAGGGTAAACAAAGAAAAAAACTTGCTGAAATGGGTTTAGCAGAATTAAAAAAAGAAAGTGATTCTATCATTGTAATCCAAAATGAAAAACTCCTTAGCATACTTCCTAAGAAAGCAGGAATTAAAGAAGCATTTAAATTAGTAGATGATATTTTAACAAGAGCTGTTAGAGGAATGGTTTCTATACTTTTAGAAGATGGTGATATCAATGTAGACTTTGCAGATGTTAGAACTGTTATGAGTCATAGAGGCTTAGCTCTAATGGGAGTAGGGCAAGGTGAAGGTGAAAATGCTATCATGGAAGCATTGGAAAGTGCCATAGAATCTCCTTTGCTAGATGGCATGACTATGAAAGGTGCGAAAGGGGTTATTATTCATTATAAAGTAGGACCAGAATGCTCACTACTTGAAATTTCTCAAGCAACTCAAAGTATTAGTGATGAATCAGATGAAAATGCAAAAGTTATATTTGGTGTTACAGCTGATGAATCTATGGGGGATAAAGTAGAGGTAACTATTATAGCTACTGGATTTGAAGATAAAAATGAAATTCAAGCAAAAGAACAAGAAGAAAGTAAGAAAAATTCTTATATGAATTTACGCAAAGCAAGTGGTGGATTTGATGAAGAAGTTATTTCTCAACTTGATGTTCCAGCATTTTTACGCCGCCAAATGGATTAA